A portion of the Limosilactobacillus reuteri genome contains these proteins:
- a CDS encoding IS30 family transposase, with protein MTHLNDTMSTSLLTTHKKNAHLTKEERVMIATLKSQGLSNRAIGRQLGVNHQTINNELNRGTVRQLRRQKSNGKIYEYSYYIYSYEAGQATYLEHHRHSGRRRLYYSSKQFLRLADQLMLGEFDDHHYSPQAVIYKARDLMNDGTLIPKSVVTLYQWINEGVLRTSNLDLFEKPKRKHHRTHPQAKRCLGPNIAQRPQTADQRSEIGHWELDTVQGQKNGNDSVVLVMTDRLSRVNITSKIAGKTAHAVNQFFINLRQKMGTDAYYRIFKTITSDNGSEFSELTQVHDHVFYADPYSPWERGSNEINNRFLRKEITKGEAINNYSSAQIIATNDWMNHYPRAMFNGHSSMDIYRKAFYQEISQLHQPIINWSVLFI; from the coding sequence ATGACGCACTTAAATGATACCATGTCTACTAGTTTATTGACTACTCATAAAAAGAATGCTCATCTTACTAAAGAAGAACGTGTGATGATTGCGACTTTAAAGTCGCAAGGACTTTCCAATCGCGCAATTGGTCGCCAATTAGGAGTTAATCATCAAACAATTAATAACGAGCTCAACCGTGGTACGGTCCGCCAACTTCGTCGTCAAAAATCTAATGGTAAGATTTACGAATATTCTTACTACATCTATAGTTATGAAGCTGGTCAGGCCACATATCTTGAACATCACCGCCATTCTGGTCGTCGTCGCTTATATTATTCTTCAAAGCAATTTTTACGATTAGCTGATCAGCTAATGCTTGGTGAGTTTGACGACCACCATTACTCCCCACAAGCGGTTATTTATAAGGCTCGAGATTTAATGAATGATGGCACCCTGATCCCAAAGTCGGTTGTAACTTTATATCAATGGATTAATGAGGGTGTGCTTCGTACGTCCAATTTAGACCTCTTTGAAAAACCTAAACGTAAGCATCATCGAACTCATCCGCAAGCTAAAAGGTGCTTAGGGCCTAATATTGCTCAACGACCTCAAACTGCGGACCAACGGTCCGAAATTGGCCATTGGGAACTAGATACAGTTCAGGGACAGAAAAACGGTAATGACAGTGTTGTACTAGTAATGACTGATCGCCTTTCACGAGTTAATATCACGAGTAAAATTGCTGGTAAAACTGCGCATGCAGTAAATCAGTTCTTTATAAATTTACGCCAGAAAATGGGCACAGATGCTTACTATCGCATCTTTAAGACAATAACCTCTGACAACGGTTCAGAATTTAGTGAGTTAACACAAGTTCACGATCATGTTTTCTATGCTGATCCGTATTCCCCTTGGGAACGTGGATCCAATGAGATCAATAACCGGTTTCTCCGCAAGGAGATTACCAAAGGTGAAGCTATAAATAACTATAGTAGTGCTCAGATCATAGCGACTAATGATTGGATGAATCACTATCCACGAGCTATGTTTAATGGACATTCGTCAATGGATATCTATCGTAAGGCCTTCTACCAAGAGATATCACAGCTCCATCAACCAATAATCAATTGGTCAGTATTATTTATTTGA
- a CDS encoding MFS transporter — translation MTKEVKRVIFVVLFCEFLICLGMSLIFPVEPFIKNEYHFTAFDMGVMSSLFAFVQFIASPIVGRISDKVGRKPMLVWGLLIFAIAEFIFALAQHLWLFDLSRAVDGLSAAMFVPTSMALAADITSEKDRAKVIGWLSAAFSGGLILGPGLGGMLAHVNYKFPFWVAGILGLISTVVAWRFLPHDEDELFKSETKNPENELLTGGWSQLKQIMTPILITLFGMIFVASFGLAGFESIYSLYVNEVHNFDLNAIALVLTLNGIISLILQVFFFDRLVRWLGEVRLMRYSFFLSLVGTIMVIYDHNHWHIIIATLFVFEAFDLLRPTITTLLTKMSKTNQGLLNGVNMSLTSVGNIIGPLISGYLLDVNYQYPYWFVSIFLIISWVITLVLGRERKAAAND, via the coding sequence ATGACAAAAGAAGTAAAGCGTGTAATCTTTGTAGTCCTTTTTTGTGAGTTTTTGATTTGTCTCGGAATGAGTCTTATCTTCCCAGTTGAACCGTTCATTAAAAATGAATACCACTTTACTGCCTTTGACATGGGAGTGATGTCTTCCCTATTTGCGTTTGTGCAATTTATTGCTTCACCCATTGTTGGTCGGATTTCAGACAAGGTTGGACGAAAACCAATGTTAGTATGGGGATTGCTGATATTTGCGATTGCTGAATTTATTTTTGCCTTAGCACAGCATTTATGGTTATTTGACTTATCACGGGCTGTCGATGGATTATCAGCAGCTATGTTTGTGCCAACATCAATGGCATTAGCGGCAGACATTACTAGTGAAAAAGACCGCGCCAAAGTTATTGGGTGGTTGTCAGCAGCTTTTAGTGGGGGATTAATTTTAGGACCAGGTCTTGGTGGAATGTTAGCGCATGTAAATTATAAATTCCCATTTTGGGTTGCTGGTATTCTGGGATTGATTAGTACGGTTGTTGCTTGGCGCTTTTTACCTCACGATGAGGATGAACTATTTAAGAGTGAAACTAAAAATCCGGAAAATGAATTATTGACTGGTGGTTGGAGTCAGTTGAAACAAATTATGACCCCAATACTAATCACGCTCTTTGGAATGATCTTTGTAGCTTCATTTGGATTAGCTGGCTTTGAAAGTATCTATAGTTTATATGTCAATGAAGTTCATAATTTTGACTTAAACGCAATAGCGCTTGTTTTAACCCTCAACGGGATTATTTCGCTTATTCTGCAAGTCTTTTTCTTTGATCGGCTAGTTCGTTGGCTGGGAGAAGTTCGACTAATGCGATACAGTTTTTTCCTTAGTTTAGTTGGAACGATCATGGTGATTTATGATCACAATCATTGGCATATCATTATTGCAACCTTGTTTGTTTTTGAAGCGTTCGATCTGTTGCGCCCAACAATTACTACATTGTTAACTAAGATGAGCAAGACAAACCAAGGATTATTGAACGGGGTAAATATGTCATTGACAAGTGTGGGAAATATTATTGGGCCTCTTATTAGTGGCTATTTATTAGATGTTAATTATCAATATCCATATTGGTTCGTATCGATATTCCTAATTATTTCCTGGGTAATAACGCTTGTTTTAGGACGGGAAAGAAAAGCAGCTGCTAACGATTAA
- a CDS encoding FMN-binding protein: MDNNKMREIDKNQYIGSGFSAYGGELEVLLTYQDDKIQDLQVIKHHESEMGQWALDELPGKIIAANSADVDGITGASATSRAIKEATKDALQQARQN, from the coding sequence ATGGATAATAATAAAATGAGAGAAATAGACAAAAATCAATATATTGGAAGTGGCTTTAGTGCTTATGGCGGTGAATTAGAAGTCTTATTAACCTACCAAGATGATAAGATTCAAGATTTACAAGTAATCAAACATCATGAATCTGAAATGGGTCAATGGGCTTTAGATGAACTTCCCGGTAAAATTATTGCGGCTAATAGTGCAGATGTGGATGGTATTACTGGGGCCAGTGCAACAAGCCGTGCAATTAAAGAAGCAACTAAAGATGCACTGCAACAGGCACGACAAAATTAA
- the nth gene encoding endonuclease III codes for MLSPDEIRYSIKVMRHTFPKAGTTLIADTNYHFLLATILSAQSTDQSVNEVTPALFARFPLPADLAGVEPAEVEPYIKRLGLYRNKAKFLVKTSQQIVTDFNGEVPHTLKELMTLSGVGRKVADVVLAECFNIPAFPVDTHVSRVARRLRMVEPKASVLAIEKKLMKTIPPEHWLDAHHSMIFWGRYICRARNPKCQTCPLLSLCVTGQNNMI; via the coding sequence ATGTTATCACCAGATGAAATTCGTTACTCAATCAAGGTCATGCGGCATACATTTCCCAAAGCAGGAACAACTTTGATTGCTGACACAAACTACCACTTTCTTTTGGCTACAATCTTGAGTGCACAGTCAACAGATCAATCTGTCAATGAAGTAACGCCAGCACTATTCGCTCGTTTTCCGTTGCCAGCAGATTTAGCAGGGGTTGAACCCGCAGAAGTTGAGCCTTATATCAAAAGATTAGGGCTTTATCGAAATAAAGCTAAGTTCTTAGTCAAAACTTCTCAACAAATTGTTACTGACTTTAACGGTGAGGTTCCCCACACCCTCAAAGAGCTAATGACCTTATCTGGAGTTGGGAGGAAAGTTGCTGATGTTGTCCTTGCAGAATGCTTTAACATTCCAGCTTTCCCAGTTGATACCCACGTTAGTCGTGTTGCCCGCCGCCTTAGAATGGTTGAACCCAAAGCATCCGTTCTTGCAATTGAAAAGAAATTAATGAAAACTATACCTCCTGAACATTGGTTAGATGCTCATCATAGTATGATTTTTTGGGGTAGATATATCTGCAGAGCAAGAAATCCTAAATGTCAAACTTGTCCACTGTTATCACTCTGCGTAACAGGCCAAAATAATATGATTTAA
- a CDS encoding APC family permease: protein MSFWKTITRKEDPRVYDNKDGHLVRSLKVRDFLALGVGTIVSTSIFTLPGEVAAMHTGPSVVISFLIAAIVAGLVAFAYAEMAAAMPFAGSAYSWINVVFGEFFGWVAGWALLAEYFIALAFVGSGLSANFRALFVPLGWKLPASLSNAFGTEGGVVDIVSVVVIILVALLISRGVSQAARVENLLVILKVFAILLFIVVGLTAIKASNFMPFIPQYHETANGAFGGWQGIYAGVSMIFLSYIGFDSIAANSAEAINPQKTMPRGILGSLVIAVVLFIAVSLVLIGVLPYQQYANSAEPVGLALRAAHHSGVATVVQTIAVLGMFTALIGMSMAGSRLIYSFGRDGMLPKWLGKLDEHNRPNRALWTLTIGAVLIGAFFPFAFLSQLISAGTLIAFMFVSLGVYALRRREGKDIPNPSFKMPFYPVLPALGFLASLLVFMGLDYQAKLYAGIWFIFGLIIYFAYGMRHSSMAKKEDGQNVKNETEAEENE, encoded by the coding sequence ATGAGTTTTTGGAAAACAATTACACGTAAAGAAGACCCGCGTGTTTATGATAATAAAGACGGTCATTTAGTTCGATCTTTGAAGGTGCGGGACTTTTTAGCTTTAGGTGTTGGAACGATTGTGTCCACTTCCATTTTCACTCTTCCTGGTGAAGTGGCCGCAATGCATACAGGACCTTCAGTAGTTATCTCTTTTTTAATTGCTGCGATCGTGGCCGGGCTAGTTGCCTTCGCCTATGCAGAAATGGCTGCTGCAATGCCGTTTGCTGGTTCAGCCTATTCATGGATTAACGTCGTGTTTGGAGAATTTTTTGGTTGGGTCGCTGGTTGGGCACTATTAGCTGAATACTTTATTGCTTTGGCCTTTGTTGGGTCTGGTCTCTCTGCTAACTTTCGGGCATTATTTGTTCCGCTTGGCTGGAAGTTGCCTGCTTCATTATCAAATGCTTTTGGTACAGAAGGCGGAGTTGTTGATATTGTTTCAGTTGTTGTAATTATTTTAGTAGCCCTCTTAATTTCACGCGGGGTATCACAAGCTGCTCGTGTTGAAAATCTTCTTGTTATTCTTAAAGTTTTTGCAATTTTACTTTTTATTGTTGTTGGTTTAACCGCTATAAAAGCAAGCAATTTTATGCCATTTATTCCACAATACCATGAAACAGCTAATGGTGCATTTGGTGGTTGGCAAGGTATATATGCCGGGGTATCGATGATTTTCCTTTCCTATATCGGATTTGACTCAATTGCTGCTAATTCAGCGGAAGCAATCAATCCACAAAAAACGATGCCACGTGGAATCCTTGGTTCCTTAGTAATCGCAGTTGTTCTTTTTATAGCAGTTAGTCTTGTATTGATTGGGGTATTACCATATCAACAATACGCTAATAGTGCTGAACCAGTTGGGCTTGCATTACGTGCAGCTCATCATAGTGGTGTAGCAACTGTTGTTCAAACAATTGCTGTTCTAGGAATGTTTACCGCCTTGATTGGGATGAGTATGGCTGGTTCGCGGTTGATTTACTCATTTGGTCGTGATGGAATGTTGCCAAAATGGCTTGGGAAACTTGATGAACATAATCGACCAAACCGTGCACTTTGGACACTTACAATTGGTGCTGTTTTGATCGGTGCCTTCTTCCCATTCGCCTTTCTTTCCCAATTGATCTCAGCCGGTACGTTGATTGCCTTTATGTTTGTTTCACTTGGTGTTTATGCATTACGTCGTCGTGAAGGAAAAGATATTCCAAATCCTTCATTTAAGATGCCATTCTATCCAGTATTACCAGCTCTAGGTTTTCTTGCTTCATTACTTGTGTTTATGGGATTAGATTACCAAGCAAAACTTTACGCTGGTATCTGGTTTATCTTTGGCTTAATTATTTACTTTGCTTATGGAATGCGCCACTCGTCAATGGCAAAGAAAGAAGATGGACAAAATGTTAAAAACGAAACTGAAGCAGAAGAAAACGAATAG
- a CDS encoding aspartate aminotransferase family protein yields the protein MLKTKLKQKKTNRDVLLEEQNAFATAARIKYYDIVLDHGRGAMVTDIEGNDYIDLLASASSTNTGHAHPRVVQAIQEQAAKMIQYTPAYFANSQAARLAPRLAELAPISGPVEMVWGNSGSDANDAIIKFARAYTGRQYIISFTGAYHGSTYGSMSLSGVSLNMTRKMGPMLPGVVKVPFPSPWERLTNESDEAFVERMFHQFMLPFETYLPVDEVAAILIEPIQGDGGIVKTPPAYMQKVYEFAKANGILFAVDEVNQGMGRTGKWWSIQHFGIEPDLMSVGKSLASGMPLSAMIGRKEILESLGAPANVYTTAGNPVTTAAANATLDVIQNEHLLERSQRLGKKAAEFFKLEQQKYPFVGDVRMYGLDGGIDIIDPVTGKGDTEATTKLMYRIFELGAIIISLRGSILRFQPPLVITEKELDQAFAMIDQAFAELAAGKLAVPANAEELGW from the coding sequence ATGTTAAAAACGAAACTGAAGCAGAAGAAAACGAATAGAGATGTTTTATTAGAAGAACAAAATGCATTTGCAACTGCTGCCCGGATTAAGTACTACGATATTGTATTAGATCATGGACGGGGGGCAATGGTTACTGATATAGAAGGAAATGATTATATCGATTTGCTTGCCAGTGCTAGTTCGACTAATACTGGTCATGCGCATCCGCGAGTAGTACAAGCTATTCAAGAACAAGCAGCTAAAATGATTCAGTATACTCCAGCGTACTTTGCTAATTCACAAGCAGCGCGGTTAGCACCTCGATTAGCAGAATTAGCGCCGATAAGTGGGCCAGTTGAAATGGTATGGGGTAATTCTGGTTCGGATGCTAATGACGCAATTATTAAATTTGCGCGAGCATATACTGGACGCCAATATATTATTTCCTTTACGGGGGCCTATCATGGTTCAACTTACGGTTCAATGAGCTTGTCAGGTGTTTCATTAAATATGACACGAAAAATGGGCCCAATGCTACCAGGCGTAGTAAAAGTACCATTCCCTAGTCCCTGGGAACGATTAACTAATGAAAGTGACGAGGCGTTTGTTGAGCGGATGTTCCATCAATTTATGCTGCCTTTTGAAACTTATTTGCCAGTTGATGAAGTGGCTGCAATCCTTATTGAACCAATTCAAGGTGATGGGGGAATTGTTAAGACTCCTCCTGCTTATATGCAAAAGGTATACGAGTTTGCTAAAGCTAATGGAATTCTCTTTGCTGTTGATGAAGTTAATCAAGGGATGGGGCGGACTGGCAAATGGTGGTCGATCCAGCATTTTGGGATTGAACCAGATTTAATGTCTGTTGGTAAGTCGTTAGCTTCGGGAATGCCGCTTAGTGCAATGATTGGTCGTAAGGAGATTCTGGAATCATTAGGGGCCCCAGCCAATGTTTACACTACAGCTGGTAACCCGGTTACGACTGCAGCAGCAAACGCGACCTTAGATGTTATTCAAAATGAGCATCTTTTAGAGCGTTCACAACGACTTGGCAAAAAAGCAGCTGAATTCTTTAAGCTTGAACAGCAAAAATATCCCTTTGTAGGTGATGTTCGAATGTATGGACTCGATGGTGGTATTGATATCATTGATCCAGTTACGGGAAAAGGTGATACAGAAGCAACAACCAAGCTAATGTACCGCATCTTTGAATTAGGAGCAATTATCATTAGTTTACGGGGGAGTATTCTTCGTTTCCAACCACCATTAGTTATTACAGAGAAAGAATTAGATCAAGCTTTTGCGATGATTGATCAAGCATTCGCGGAATTAGCCGCTGGTAAATTAGCAGTTCCCGCAAATGCAGAAGAGTTAGGTTGGTAA
- a CDS encoding cation:proton antiporter: MEFIAVLAGLLLATQIVAHLCRRVEIPEVIGQILVGIIAGPAVLDWVHLNSMMNEFQEIGVIILMFIAGLESDLSLLRKYLKHAVVVALLGVIVPIVIMGPVSYMFGFTKLESLFIGVIFATTSVSISVAVLREFNRLDSREGATVLGAAVADDIIGVILLSVMISVINGSSNSGHGNGQPLGIVLLMQLVFFGGTYLLIRWLAPYLIHMSDRLLTVASTSVMAMIICLGMAAIADYVGLSGAVGSFFAGIAVANTKHKEVVDRSFIPIGYAMFIPLFFVSVGLNMRFDNIGESFVFVIVMTILACLTKLLGCGAGAKLSGFSMPSSYVVGSGMVARGEMGLITAQIGYEAHLLSPMYYSDVITVIIIATVLAPFILKNALKRSANELE; this comes from the coding sequence ATGGAATTTATTGCAGTGTTGGCGGGGTTATTGCTTGCAACCCAGATCGTAGCACACTTATGTCGTCGCGTTGAAATTCCAGAAGTGATTGGACAAATCCTAGTTGGAATCATTGCAGGACCCGCTGTTTTAGATTGGGTTCATTTAAATTCAATGATGAATGAATTTCAGGAAATTGGGGTTATTATCTTGATGTTCATCGCAGGATTGGAAAGCGACCTATCCTTACTAAGAAAATACTTGAAGCACGCTGTTGTTGTGGCGCTTTTGGGGGTAATTGTTCCCATTGTAATTATGGGACCGGTAAGTTATATGTTTGGCTTTACTAAGCTTGAATCACTTTTTATCGGGGTTATTTTTGCGACAACATCTGTTAGTATTTCAGTTGCAGTATTACGTGAATTTAATCGCCTAGATAGCCGAGAGGGGGCAACAGTGCTTGGAGCAGCGGTTGCCGATGATATTATTGGTGTTATCTTGTTAAGTGTGATGATTAGTGTAATCAATGGAAGCAGCAATAGTGGTCACGGCAATGGTCAGCCTTTAGGAATTGTCCTCTTGATGCAGTTAGTGTTCTTTGGTGGAACTTACCTATTGATTCGTTGGTTAGCACCTTACCTGATTCATATGAGTGATCGCCTATTAACAGTTGCTTCAACGTCGGTAATGGCGATGATTATCTGTTTAGGCATGGCCGCGATTGCTGATTATGTTGGCTTGAGTGGGGCTGTTGGCTCCTTCTTCGCTGGAATTGCTGTGGCTAACACCAAGCATAAAGAAGTTGTTGACCGGAGTTTTATTCCAATTGGATATGCAATGTTTATTCCGCTATTCTTTGTCAGTGTAGGCTTGAACATGCGCTTTGATAATATTGGTGAATCGTTTGTCTTTGTTATTGTAATGACAATCCTTGCATGCTTAACAAAACTGCTTGGATGTGGAGCGGGTGCTAAGCTATCTGGCTTTAGCATGCCAAGTTCTTATGTTGTCGGTAGTGGGATGGTTGCTCGTGGTGAAATGGGATTGATTACAGCCCAGATTGGTTATGAAGCACATCTTCTTTCGCCAATGTATTATTCAGATGTAATTACCGTGATTATTATCGCAACTGTATTAGCGCCATTTATTTTAAAGAATGCATTGAAACGATCAGCCAACGAACTTGAGTAA
- the helD gene encoding RNA polymerase recycling motor HelD, producing MENHERETEQARVDNVEKQIDQQVAATTKAVEDAHRETRAVERNYSENASINRYEVDDIAESRSMIEQQRQLVSRAAESESILKHQLRTLKNLKGSPYFGRIDIQDPGEDKSETLYIGTSSLMNEDKTDFLIYDWRAPISGVYYNGTLGKVNYETPAGMQTTELKKKRQFTIKDGKITNMFDTNETVGDEVLQAALGKQNDQYMHNIVATIQKEQNDIIRDTRSDLLLVQGVAGSGKTSAILQRIAYLLYHSRTELNADQIVLFSPNNLFSHYISEVLPSLGERNMRQVTLEGFIRRRFEGLQVETLFDRYEERQKPENASHVVADFIESESFMTSIAHYVEKMTIEDLQFADIRFNGQVFFSADHVKDLYKELPLTMAPADKLVQLKNKLIRELQRRVKDEAKKDWVAKELDSLDLQQLHNLYGKKTIDDFKDEDEQYAYLSRRLAKRRLRVIADAIYNNYFLDFYNQYNKFLHQVEVPKTISQREWATMILAFQDEIEYHRLELMHAAPLMYLRDLISGTGQNRSFQYVFIDEMQDYSTAMLIYLKHAFPQAKFTVLGDSEQALFKPLQLPEDLLNKLSGVLKAKRPNLIALRRSYRSTTEITNFAKALLPDGDKIISFTRHGKKPRLLVRYSDKESQQSLLDETLKLAAEHETVAILTKNQEQAAVIYQLLRRQKVENIHLLDKDASELPKGILILPIYLAKGLEFDAVLAADVSAKNLANTDEVGMIYTMASRAMHELVLLSNGSVSDAINEKAGRLLTIEYQLPNKN from the coding sequence ATGGAAAATCATGAACGAGAAACGGAGCAAGCGCGGGTTGATAATGTTGAAAAACAAATTGACCAACAGGTAGCTGCTACCACTAAAGCTGTTGAAGATGCTCATCGTGAAACACGGGCAGTTGAACGTAATTATAGTGAAAATGCATCTATTAACCGTTATGAAGTTGATGATATTGCTGAATCTCGGTCAATGATTGAACAGCAGCGACAATTGGTTTCACGAGCAGCGGAAAGTGAATCAATTCTAAAGCACCAGTTAAGAACTTTGAAAAACTTAAAAGGGTCACCGTATTTTGGCCGGATTGATATTCAAGATCCTGGTGAAGATAAGAGTGAAACGCTATATATTGGTACTTCTTCCTTAATGAATGAAGATAAAACAGACTTTTTAATTTATGACTGGCGGGCACCGATTTCTGGGGTTTACTATAATGGTACCCTTGGGAAAGTCAATTATGAAACGCCAGCTGGGATGCAAACCACAGAATTAAAAAAGAAACGCCAATTCACTATTAAGGATGGTAAGATCACTAACATGTTCGATACCAATGAAACGGTTGGTGATGAAGTTTTGCAAGCAGCTCTTGGAAAGCAAAATGACCAGTATATGCATAATATTGTGGCAACAATTCAAAAAGAGCAAAATGATATTATCCGTGATACGCGTAGTGATCTTTTGCTAGTACAAGGAGTGGCTGGTTCAGGAAAGACTTCAGCGATCCTTCAACGAATTGCATACTTGCTTTATCATAGTCGAACAGAATTGAATGCTGACCAGATTGTCCTCTTTAGTCCCAATAATTTATTTAGCCACTACATTTCTGAAGTTTTGCCAAGTCTTGGTGAAAGAAATATGCGGCAAGTAACATTAGAAGGGTTTATCCGGCGGCGTTTTGAAGGCTTGCAAGTAGAAACATTATTTGATCGCTACGAAGAACGGCAAAAACCTGAAAATGCTTCTCATGTTGTGGCTGACTTTATTGAAAGCGAATCTTTTATGACGTCAATTGCACATTATGTCGAGAAAATGACAATTGAGGATTTGCAGTTTGCTGATATTCGCTTTAATGGTCAAGTTTTCTTTTCAGCTGACCACGTCAAAGATCTTTATAAAGAATTACCATTGACGATGGCTCCTGCTGATAAGTTAGTTCAATTAAAAAATAAGTTAATTCGTGAATTGCAGCGGCGAGTTAAAGATGAAGCTAAAAAAGATTGGGTAGCTAAAGAACTGGATTCACTTGATTTACAACAATTGCACAACCTTTATGGTAAGAAGACAATTGATGACTTTAAGGATGAAGATGAGCAATATGCTTACCTTTCGCGGCGCTTAGCTAAACGACGCTTACGTGTGATTGCAGATGCGATCTATAATAATTACTTTCTCGATTTTTATAATCAATATAATAAGTTTTTGCATCAGGTTGAGGTACCTAAAACAATTAGTCAGCGGGAATGGGCAACAATGATTCTTGCTTTTCAAGATGAGATTGAATATCATCGGCTGGAATTAATGCATGCGGCACCTTTGATGTATCTGCGTGATTTGATTTCCGGTACAGGACAAAATCGTTCTTTTCAATATGTATTTATTGATGAGATGCAAGATTATTCGACAGCGATGTTAATCTACTTAAAACACGCCTTTCCCCAAGCTAAGTTTACGGTCCTCGGTGATAGTGAACAGGCTCTTTTTAAGCCATTGCAGTTACCGGAGGACTTATTAAACAAACTTAGTGGGGTATTAAAGGCAAAGCGACCTAATTTAATTGCTTTACGGCGGAGTTATCGTTCCACGACGGAGATTACTAATTTTGCGAAGGCCTTGTTGCCGGATGGAGATAAGATAATTTCCTTCACTCGCCATGGAAAGAAACCACGCTTGTTAGTCCGTTATTCTGATAAAGAGAGTCAGCAAAGCTTGTTAGATGAGACGCTTAAACTAGCTGCCGAACATGAAACTGTAGCGATCTTAACCAAGAATCAAGAGCAAGCCGCTGTTATTTATCAATTACTTCGCCGGCAAAAGGTTGAAAATATTCATCTCCTAGATAAGGATGCAAGTGAATTGCCAAAGGGAATCTTAATTCTCCCAATTTACTTAGCAAAGGGGCTTGAATTCGACGCTGTCCTTGCTGCAGATGTCTCTGCTAAAAACCTAGCTAATACTGATGAAGTCGGTATGATCTATACAATGGCATCACGGGCAATGCATGAACTGGTCCTTTTAAGCAACGGTTCAGTTAGTGACGCAATTAACGAGAAAGCTGGGCGTCTTTTAACGATTGAATATCAATTGCCAAACAAAAATTAA
- the ndk gene encoding nucleoside-diphosphate kinase, with product MVKDEYTLVLVKPDGVKTRHIGDIITRIERKGYNIEALKMIDPSEEKLRQHYFDKVDKPFFPELLEYMTEGPIVGIVVSGTNVIQAIHNMAGATNPGEAEWGTIRGDYGREWPDGNLRNIIHTSDNVNSATREIGIWFPEFDIKDKQ from the coding sequence ATGGTTAAAGACGAATACACACTTGTACTAGTAAAGCCTGATGGGGTAAAGACTCGTCATATTGGAGATATTATTACCCGTATTGAACGGAAAGGATATAATATTGAAGCTCTTAAGATGATTGACCCATCAGAAGAAAAGCTTCGTCAACATTATTTTGATAAAGTTGACAAACCATTCTTCCCTGAATTGTTAGAATACATGACAGAAGGACCAATTGTCGGAATTGTTGTTTCTGGTACTAATGTAATTCAAGCTATTCATAACATGGCAGGTGCTACTAACCCTGGTGAAGCTGAATGGGGAACAATTCGTGGTGACTATGGTCGTGAATGGCCTGATGGTAACTTGCGAAATATCATTCATACGTCTGATAACGTTAATAGTGCTACTCGTGAAATTGGTATTTGGTTCCCAGAATTTGATATTAAGGATAAGCAGTAG